The following are encoded together in the Zingiber officinale cultivar Zhangliang chromosome 8A, Zo_v1.1, whole genome shotgun sequence genome:
- the LOC122011229 gene encoding protein DOG1-like 4, giving the protein MEAFFDSWLARLDHLRSDLLHAFTHRPDRIPQAVDAVLSHYRDYRDAKARLADSDVLRALTHPWLTPFERIFLWVAGWKPSIAFRLLLGHRFLSPDQHAAFEVLRREVQLEEHRISEDMASAQEAMAGHLVLEAVRADLYANGSAWAAAADEVSRALRTVIDAAEELREATLRWLVETLTAAQMAEFLAAAVELRIRVRRWGLRRNGGQSN; this is encoded by the coding sequence ATGGAGGCCTTCTTCGACTCCTGGCTCGCCCGCCTCGACCACCTCCGCTCCGACCTCCTCCATGCCTTCACCCACCGGCCCGACAGGATACCCCAGGCCGTCGACGCCGTGCTCTCTCACTACCGCGACTACCGCGACGCCAAGGCCCGACTCGCCGACTCCGACGTCCTCCGCGCCCTCACCCACCCCTGGCTCACCCCCTTCGAGCGCATCTTCCTCTGGGTCGCCGGCTGGAAGCCCTCCATCGCCTTCCGCCTCCTGCTCGGACACCGCTTCCTCTCCCCGGACCAGCACGCCGCCTTCGAGGTCCTCCGCCGGGAGGTCCAGCTGGAGGAGCACCGGATCTCCGAGGACATGGCCAGCGCGCAGGAagccatggccggccacttggtgcTCGAGGCTGTGAGAGCCGACCTGTACGCCAACGGGAGCGCCTGGGCGGCGGCCGCTGACGAAGTGTCTCGGGCGCTGCGGACGGTAATCGACGCCGCAGAGGAGCTGCGGGAAGCCACCCTGCGCTGGCTGGTGGAGACCCTGACGGCGGCACAGATGGCGGAGTTTCTCGCCGCCGCAGTAGAACTAAGGATCCGCGTGCGGCGATGGGGCTTGCGACGCAACGGCGGCCAGTCCAACTGA